In Bacteroidota bacterium, a single window of DNA contains:
- a CDS encoding gliding motility-associated C-terminal domain-containing protein: MSKIFTNYNPLRLFQSLSIIIAILVIIAFPTKDAKASHVMGSDITWKCIGPLKFEVTLAFYRDCRGIPFAGSKTIQFSCTRGSASTSYSITLPNVSMRDITPSCADVKNPCNPPNTTSGDGTEEHLYTGVIDFSTGNLAKMISEGCCRFKMSFGECCRNGYITTIIPGDYTTDAEIDICNIKNSWKKDCDDSPDLRNPPIGYLCCNQEFYFNNGVVDVDGDSLSFSLVMSQASSGTSVSYKSPFTPTWPMTGYCRKTTPCSCRPGSKTRTTEGICFDPETGDLSFNPVDCDECGILCIKIDQFRMDANADKWLYIGYTKRDLQLRVVTCGNNNPPMLKDITNPTVCEGDKICMTITAEDEEFSGSSGSQPWKDTIDLSWNNGLPGATFKVGVPYFTFQNGVTTAVRDVEICWQTKVGDGREAPYLFTVTARDKACPRNALSSRGYSVKVKRRAYAERKLTEGDCGKWQLESVPEDTFWYKGVYQHQWEIRDSTNSGVPIFRSLKQKDSLQFVQGGKYIITYTINNPPLNCPSEYSDTIIVPELLRAIVPADTFVCEGDTVQIPLKIMYGTGPFKVQWDNPLKTKNPKDSLMFLRVGTNTDRNVSANVTDAKGCLSSDTTFILAVPNPRPDLGPDQRICSYDTLFLSSNYKDDGNYKFYWSRSQINGDSLHDIWLNTPGKIVHNVIDTLGCWGTDTMELFVNEKVIADAGGDKFICIRSNYPINNDTLKFVAGRTPTKYPGSFRWSKLSDLGNATISSDSVFSQSYPSVDSIFYELYVTVTQSDVTCVNADTINIRILPLPIITFKPMDPKCFDYGRINLKSPAGPDAKPDWVKFSHKKPGIVNSGLFFETDSFPDGTKPFEWVRADGQDVFGCYNIDSFKVVINPNPKIALDSGMFCQNADFGDWVPSAPKGSLVSIIPLMRENGVIKQLSSGAKPVWRILDAPPLISPANYDNLLVPFGSNPDNRALDAGPVGNKNKLGWYKVELCATNMLTNCQSCDTTFIEIVELPHIEFTTIPNQCVNFDTLNLNNYVNLKNGRWFTKSGPPNYQQWVADSSKFLPFKGPGFFDLKFVHTASGCYVADSTTINVSSLPVVRLDTFSLICNTAGNRPLKSIIPANPGADGKWFGFGVKNSGNDYYFDPAESPATKQYEGPYELSFKYTHPITGCANADTFKVRVQSQPELNISNPKPFEQCEFIPFELKSVMKFANSITWTHDGDGSFNDNKALEPIYTHGTTDTTTGQVFVRVETDAVGVCPQVRDSILLLIRPYPQFDFSGTPLQGCQPLTVDFQSTLLKPKDGDVTYFWELDSQIRTSTDPNPSGIVYKDAGDYNVKLVVKNNKAGCESDSIRLDYVNVYPNPKAAFKTTPSYFTTVAIPRFRMKNLSAIEFGSMNYVWDFGVGNNEDTSTKTNPEFFYPQDTASYLIKLWVTSDKGCKDSTEQWVKIGPDVTVYIPNAFSPNGSGPHLNNRFFVIAQGIIAFDVKLFNRWGEKLYESNDLNEGWDGKFNGVDCKQDVYTYLVKVTGFDGKDYEYKGTVTLLR; this comes from the coding sequence ATGAGCAAAATCTTTACTAATTACAACCCACTTAGATTATTCCAATCATTGAGTATCATCATTGCGATACTCGTTATTATTGCATTCCCAACTAAGGATGCAAAAGCTTCACACGTTATGGGATCGGATATAACATGGAAATGTATAGGTCCATTAAAATTTGAAGTTACTCTTGCTTTCTACAGAGATTGCCGGGGTATTCCTTTTGCGGGCAGTAAAACAATACAATTCAGTTGTACAAGAGGGAGTGCAAGCACTTCTTATAGCATTACACTGCCTAATGTATCAATGAGGGACATTACGCCAAGTTGTGCAGATGTAAAGAATCCTTGTAACCCGCCCAACACAACAAGTGGCGATGGTACTGAAGAACACTTGTACACCGGTGTTATTGATTTTAGCACCGGCAATTTGGCAAAAATGATTAGTGAAGGTTGTTGCAGATTTAAAATGTCCTTTGGTGAATGTTGCCGCAATGGATATATTACTACAATTATTCCCGGAGACTATACAACTGACGCTGAAATTGATATTTGCAATATTAAAAACTCTTGGAAAAAAGATTGCGATGATAGCCCGGATTTAAGGAACCCTCCTATTGGATATTTGTGTTGCAATCAAGAATTCTATTTCAACAATGGTGTTGTTGACGTTGACGGGGATTCTTTGTCTTTTTCATTAGTTATGTCTCAAGCAAGTTCTGGGACTAGTGTATCATACAAAAGCCCCTTTACTCCTACTTGGCCTATGACCGGTTATTGCAGAAAAACTACTCCTTGTAGTTGCAGACCCGGAAGCAAAACCAGAACAACAGAAGGTATTTGTTTCGACCCTGAGACAGGCGACCTTTCTTTTAACCCTGTAGATTGTGACGAATGCGGAATTCTCTGTATTAAAATTGATCAATTTAGAATGGATGCAAACGCTGACAAGTGGCTCTATATCGGTTACACAAAGAGAGATTTACAACTTCGTGTTGTAACTTGTGGAAACAATAATCCGCCTATGCTCAAAGATATTACAAACCCCACAGTTTGTGAAGGAGATAAAATCTGTATGACCATAACAGCCGAGGATGAAGAATTCTCCGGAAGTAGTGGTTCTCAGCCATGGAAGGATACCATTGATTTGTCGTGGAACAATGGCTTGCCCGGTGCTACTTTTAAAGTTGGAGTTCCTTATTTTACATTCCAAAATGGTGTTACCACAGCTGTTCGCGATGTTGAAATTTGTTGGCAAACAAAAGTCGGGGATGGAAGGGAGGCACCGTACTTATTTACTGTTACAGCACGTGACAAGGCGTGCCCACGAAATGCACTGAGTTCCCGAGGTTACTCGGTCAAGGTCAAAAGGCGTGCTTATGCTGAGAGAAAATTAACGGAAGGTGATTGCGGAAAATGGCAATTAGAAAGTGTTCCCGAAGACACATTCTGGTACAAAGGCGTTTATCAACACCAATGGGAAATTAGAGACTCTACTAACTCCGGTGTGCCTATTTTCCGTTCGCTCAAACAGAAAGACAGTTTACAATTTGTACAAGGCGGAAAATACATTATTACATACACCATTAATAACCCGCCTTTGAATTGCCCATCCGAATATTCAGACACGATTATCGTACCTGAACTATTACGGGCTATTGTACCCGCTGACACCTTTGTTTGTGAAGGCGATACAGTTCAGATTCCTTTGAAAATAATGTATGGAACAGGTCCCTTTAAAGTGCAATGGGACAATCCGCTCAAAACTAAAAACCCTAAAGACAGTCTGATGTTCTTGCGGGTGGGCACGAATACGGACAGAAATGTTTCTGCCAATGTTACGGATGCAAAGGGTTGCTTATCTTCTGATACTACTTTTATTCTTGCCGTACCTAACCCACGACCTGACTTGGGTCCTGACCAACGGATATGCAGTTACGATACATTGTTTTTAAGCTCTAACTATAAAGATGACGGAAACTATAAATTCTATTGGAGCAGGTCGCAGATTAATGGGGATTCGCTGCATGATATTTGGCTGAATACGCCCGGAAAAATCGTGCATAATGTGATTGACACCTTGGGATGTTGGGGCACTGACACTATGGAGCTTTTTGTCAATGAAAAAGTCATTGCTGATGCCGGTGGCGATAAGTTTATCTGTATCAGAAGCAATTATCCTATCAACAACGACACACTCAAGTTTGTTGCCGGAAGAACACCTACTAAATATCCCGGTAGTTTCCGCTGGAGCAAACTCTCCGATTTAGGAAATGCTACCATATCATCCGACAGCGTCTTTTCGCAATCTTATCCAAGTGTGGATAGTATCTTCTACGAACTGTATGTTACTGTTACTCAATCCGATGTAACTTGTGTCAATGCTGATACAATTAATATCAGAATATTGCCACTGCCTATCATTACCTTTAAACCTATGGACCCCAAATGTTTTGATTATGGCAGAATTAATCTAAAAAGCCCTGCAGGTCCTGATGCCAAACCGGATTGGGTGAAATTCTCACATAAAAAACCGGGAATTGTAAACAGTGGTCTCTTCTTTGAAACAGACAGCTTCCCTGACGGTACAAAACCTTTTGAATGGGTAAGAGCGGACGGACAAGATGTCTTCGGCTGCTATAATATCGACTCATTCAAGGTGGTAATTAACCCCAACCCTAAGATTGCTCTCGACAGCGGAATGTTCTGTCAGAATGCTGACTTTGGTGATTGGGTACCCTCTGCGCCCAAAGGAAGTTTGGTTTCTATTATTCCTTTGATGAGAGAAAACGGGGTCATTAAACAATTATCCTCAGGAGCTAAGCCCGTTTGGAGAATACTGGATGCTCCCCCTCTGATTTCCCCTGCAAATTATGACAACCTGCTCGTGCCTTTCGGGTCAAATCCGGACAACAGAGCTTTGGATGCAGGTCCTGTTGGAAATAAAAACAAACTCGGATGGTATAAAGTAGAGTTATGTGCTACAAACATGCTCACAAACTGCCAATCTTGTGACACCACTTTTATCGAAATCGTGGAATTACCTCATATCGAGTTTACTACTATTCCTAATCAGTGCGTTAACTTTGACACACTTAACCTGAACAACTATGTAAACCTGAAAAACGGACGATGGTTTACAAAATCAGGACCGCCTAACTATCAGCAATGGGTCGCTGACTCCTCTAAGTTCTTGCCTTTTAAAGGTCCCGGCTTCTTTGACCTCAAATTCGTTCACACTGCAAGCGGTTGTTATGTGGCTGACAGCACTACCATCAACGTAAGCTCATTGCCTGTGGTAAGATTGGATACATTCAGTTTAATTTGTAATACTGCCGGTAATAGACCGCTCAAGAGCATCATCCCGGCTAACCCCGGTGCTGATGGCAAGTGGTTTGGGTTTGGCGTGAAAAATTCCGGAAATGACTATTATTTTGACCCGGCTGAATCACCTGCTACAAAGCAGTATGAAGGTCCTTATGAACTCTCTTTCAAATATACACACCCTATTACCGGATGTGCTAATGCTGATACCTTTAAGGTTAGAGTGCAATCGCAACCGGAACTCAATATCTCAAATCCTAAACCATTCGAACAGTGCGAATTCATCCCGTTTGAGTTGAAGAGTGTCATGAAATTTGCCAACTCTATCACTTGGACACATGACGGGGATGGATCTTTCAATGATAACAAAGCGCTTGAACCTATTTATACGCACGGAACTACAGACACAACAACCGGGCAAGTATTTGTAAGGGTCGAAACCGATGCGGTTGGGGTGTGTCCACAGGTCAGAGACAGCATATTGCTCCTGATTAGACCTTACCCGCAGTTCGATTTCTCCGGTACGCCTCTGCAAGGTTGTCAACCGCTGACCGTGGATTTTCAATCTACACTGCTCAAACCTAAAGATGGCGATGTTACTTATTTCTGGGAACTGGATTCGCAAATCAGAACTTCTACAGACCCCAACCCTAGCGGAATTGTCTATAAGGATGCCGGTGATTATAATGTAAAATTAGTAGTGAAAAATAATAAAGCAGGCTGTGAATCTGATTCTATCAGATTGGATTATGTAAATGTATATCCTAATCCAAAGGCTGCTTTCAAAACCACTCCTTCTTATTTTACTACGGTCGCTATCCCTCGTTTCAGAATGAAAAACCTTAGTGCTATTGAGTTTGGCTCTATGAATTATGTCTGGGACTTCGGAGTGGGCAATAACGAGGATACTTCTACCAAAACAAATCCGGAATTCTTCTATCCACAAGATACTGCAAGCTATCTAATCAAACTATGGGTTACTTCCGACAAAGGCTGTAAGGATTCTACCGAGCAATGGGTGAAAATTGGACCGGACGTTACTGTATATATCCCCAACGCGTTCAGTCCCAATGGTTCAGGACCACACCTCAACAACAGATTCTTCGTTATTGCACAGGGTATTATCGCCTTTGACGTGAAACTCTTTAACAGATGGGGTGAAAAACTCTATGAATCTAACGACCTGAACGAAGGTTGGGATGGTAAGTTCAATGGCGTGGATTGCAAACAGGATGTCTATACTTACTTGGTCAAAGTAACAGGTTTTGACGGTAAAGACTATGAATACAAAGGAACAGTTACACTGTTGAGATAA
- a CDS encoding SurA N-terminal domain-containing protein, protein MAIINKLRKSGWVFVVILAALALFVLSDFISSFQRGSGGVQDPVVGEINGVEIHYSEYEQDLKLREQNLSQNKQGQGLTDEDRDQAATSAWDDMFRKYVVNTEYEKLGIEASIEELKEQLFGDNPNQYIRQYFTNEKGEFSSANVRNWYNQVYKTNPEAQLFFNSLKDAVVSAIQGDKYSDMIMKGINVTNFDALQDFMQQSKTTSGSVLGLQLTSVTDDQISYNEDDLRSYYNKNKDKYKQTESRDLEYVSWSIAPSSFDSADVKDEITNLKTGFAESDDDSAFAAANSDKEVNGNYKELGHFINALDKEIVNAKVGDVLGPFVTDNAYLIAKVSDRKEGTRTKYLYSSITISRNWATREDSLKTVAEAKAFLEFMKVTPYPEVIKAAKEKGFLVQGDKDGYIPWNYAETIDPAIIEDIKKGKKGDYFIRGSVNGILLVKIDDNPNSDNLLVYEIFKEFEPSMNTINDVYAKANTFRSKVGDGGKDAFNNAIEESGYAKRIAKDVLPSGGTIPGIDNPKDIIKWAFDDDRKVNDVSEIFSIDNRQIVVNIAKITKKGIGSFDEVKEKVIEDVIKEKKYEFLEAKLAKAKEGKSNMVQTAIEVATVAHDFSNLTFKTNSFDAGRDEFKVQGVALGLKLNTISKPIRGENGCFLVSITEESNPEIPEDLANRKGMVYSSTTQVLESKIVNSLKALANIQDQRYKFF, encoded by the coding sequence ATGGCTATCATTAATAAGTTGAGAAAATCGGGCTGGGTGTTCGTAGTAATATTAGCAGCTTTGGCATTATTCGTATTGAGTGATTTTATTAGTTCCTTTCAACGCGGAAGTGGCGGAGTTCAAGACCCTGTTGTAGGTGAAATAAATGGTGTTGAAATACATTATTCAGAATATGAACAGGACCTCAAACTCAGAGAGCAAAACTTGTCGCAAAACAAGCAAGGACAAGGGCTCACAGACGAGGACAGAGATCAGGCTGCCACCAGTGCATGGGACGATATGTTCAGAAAATATGTTGTTAATACAGAATACGAAAAGCTTGGAATAGAAGCAAGCATTGAAGAATTGAAAGAACAACTGTTTGGAGATAATCCCAACCAATACATTAGACAATATTTCACCAATGAGAAGGGTGAATTTTCATCTGCCAATGTTAGAAATTGGTATAATCAGGTCTATAAAACAAATCCTGAGGCACAATTATTCTTTAATAGTTTGAAAGATGCGGTTGTATCTGCCATTCAAGGTGATAAATACAGCGATATGATCATGAAAGGAATTAATGTAACCAACTTTGATGCGCTGCAAGATTTTATGCAACAATCTAAAACCACTTCAGGAAGTGTCTTAGGTTTACAATTAACAAGCGTTACAGACGATCAGATTTCCTACAACGAGGACGACCTGCGTTCTTATTACAATAAAAATAAAGATAAGTATAAACAGACAGAGAGCCGAGACTTAGAATATGTTTCATGGTCTATTGCGCCTTCTTCATTTGATTCAGCCGATGTTAAAGATGAAATTACAAATCTTAAGACTGGTTTTGCAGAAAGTGATGACGACTCCGCATTTGCCGCTGCCAACTCCGACAAAGAAGTGAACGGAAACTACAAAGAATTAGGCCATTTTATTAATGCATTGGATAAAGAAATTGTTAATGCAAAAGTGGGCGATGTTTTAGGACCTTTTGTTACCGACAATGCCTATTTGATTGCTAAAGTGAGTGATAGAAAAGAGGGAACAAGAACAAAATATCTATATAGCTCTATTACTATTTCTCGCAATTGGGCTACAAGAGAAGATTCTTTAAAAACTGTTGCCGAAGCCAAAGCATTTTTGGAATTCATGAAAGTAACACCCTACCCTGAAGTTATAAAAGCTGCCAAAGAAAAAGGCTTTTTAGTGCAAGGAGACAAAGACGGATATATTCCTTGGAATTATGCCGAAACAATAGATCCCGCCATCATTGAGGATATAAAAAAAGGGAAGAAAGGTGATTATTTCATCAGAGGCAGTGTGAATGGTATTCTACTTGTCAAAATCGATGACAATCCAAATAGTGACAACCTTCTGGTATATGAAATTTTCAAAGAATTTGAACCCTCAATGAATACTATTAATGACGTTTATGCCAAAGCTAACACATTTCGTTCAAAAGTAGGTGACGGAGGGAAAGATGCATTTAACAATGCAATCGAAGAATCCGGCTATGCTAAACGTATTGCCAAAGATGTCCTGCCTTCGGGTGGAACCATACCTGGTATTGACAATCCTAAAGATATTATAAAATGGGCTTTTGACGATGACAGAAAAGTCAATGATGTTTCCGAAATATTTTCGATTGACAATCGTCAGATAGTTGTAAATATTGCTAAAATAACAAAGAAAGGCATTGGTTCCTTTGATGAAGTGAAAGAAAAAGTGATTGAAGATGTTATCAAAGAAAAGAAATATGAATTCTTAGAAGCCAAACTTGCAAAAGCAAAAGAAGGCAAATCCAACATGGTTCAAACTGCTATCGAAGTAGCCACTGTTGCACATGATTTTTCTAATCTAACCTTTAAGACCAACTCTTTTGATGCAGGCAGAGACGAATTCAAGGTACAAGGAGTTGCCTTGGGACTAAAACTCAACACAATCAGCAAACCTATCAGAGGTGAAAATGGTTGTTTTTTGGTATCAATAACAGAAGAGTCTAACCCTGAAATTCCTGAAGATTTAGCCAATAGAAAAGGAATGGTTTATTCTTCAACAACTCAAGTACTTGAATCCAAAATAGTAAATTCCTTAAAGGCACTGGCGAACATCCAAGACCAAAGATATAAGTTCTTTTAA
- the dcd gene encoding dCTP deaminase, producing the protein MILSDGEILAEIERGNILIEPFKSECLGSNSYDVHLGKHLATYKDTIIDARMHNEIQHFDIPEEGFVLQPNTLYLGVIDEYTETHKHVPFLEGKSSTGRLGINIHATAGKGDVGFCNKWTLEITTAIPVRVYAGMPIGQLIYFAVQGDIINPYHSKKGAKYNEKSIRPVESMMWKNKW; encoded by the coding sequence ATGATACTAAGTGACGGGGAAATTTTAGCCGAAATTGAAAGAGGGAACATACTTATTGAGCCATTTAAAAGTGAGTGTTTAGGAAGCAACAGCTATGATGTTCATTTAGGAAAGCATCTCGCAACCTACAAAGACACAATCATTGATGCCCGTATGCACAACGAAATCCAACACTTCGATATTCCAGAAGAAGGATTTGTGTTACAACCCAATACATTATATCTCGGAGTAATTGATGAATATACCGAAACACACAAACACGTCCCCTTCTTAGAAGGGAAATCAAGTACCGGAAGATTAGGCATTAATATACATGCGACTGCCGGCAAAGGAGATGTTGGATTCTGTAACAAATGGACATTAGAAATCACTACTGCTATTCCTGTCAGGGTTTACGCAGGCATGCCTATTGGACAATTAATCTATTTCGCAGTTCAAGGAGACATTATCAATCCTTATCACAGCAAAAAAGGAGCTAAATACAATGAAAAGAGCATCCGCCCCGTTGAAAGTATGATGTGGAAAAACAAATGGTAA
- a CDS encoding fumarylacetoacetate hydrolase family protein: MKIFCVGRNYALHANELGNTIPESPVIFLKPETALLRKGQPFYIPAFSNDIHYEAEIVVRICRLGKGINVKFAQRYYKQITIGIDFTARDIQQKLKEKGLPWEISKGFDNSAGLGDWIDLTDFNIRNVDFSLNINDTRVQTGNTADMIFCVDEIIAYISQFYTLKIGDIIYTGTPAGVDKIKKGDRLTGYISDKKLLDIVIK; the protein is encoded by the coding sequence TTGAAAATATTTTGTGTAGGACGTAACTATGCATTACATGCAAATGAATTAGGAAACACAATCCCTGAATCTCCTGTTATTTTTTTGAAACCGGAGACCGCCTTGTTGCGCAAAGGACAGCCATTTTATATTCCAGCATTCTCCAATGACATTCATTACGAAGCAGAGATAGTCGTGAGGATATGTAGATTAGGCAAGGGGATAAATGTAAAATTTGCTCAAAGGTATTATAAGCAAATAACCATAGGAATTGACTTTACTGCACGTGATATTCAACAAAAACTAAAAGAAAAGGGGCTGCCATGGGAGATATCAAAGGGCTTTGACAATTCTGCCGGGCTTGGTGATTGGATAGACTTAACCGATTTCAATATTCGAAATGTCGATTTTAGTCTAAACATAAATGACACAAGAGTTCAAACAGGAAATACCGCAGACATGATTTTTTGTGTAGATGAAATCATTGCATATATTTCTCAATTCTACACACTTAAGATAGGCGATATTATATATACGGGAACTCCTGCAGGCGTAGATAAAATCAAAAAAGGCGACCGCCTGACAGGATATATTTCAGATAAAAAACTGCTTGATATCGTCATAAAATAG
- the priA gene encoding primosomal protein N' — MKLDYDESSQVFYAEVIVPLPIAGTFTYRLSHEMVSDAKAGARVIVPFGRGKLYTGIIFSIHNKPPSAAFNIQYIQEIIDKDEILITPAQILSWQWIADYYMSPLGEVMNVAMPAGLNFHSLTFVEINPEIYWQDEELSKEEEQLMTFLETRKKITVKELEKAVRSKGSLIKRVRSLYMRDLILLSDEIRQKYKPKTETIVKAAESLKNEDFARTQIDILYKKAKKQYELLLTLIGQPKREANKVFLENEKGFTSSLIKSLEAKNLVVIEKRKVSRIDIGQMPHSSLPALTDFQQNALKEIEDSWKAKSVVLLKAPTSGGKTLIYSHLIKKELDKGKQVLLLIPEIALTQQLVQRLKDFFVNKLHVTHSKYDTNARTEVWMKVRSGEPMLVLGPRSASLLPFQNLGLVIVDEEHENTFKQFDKMPRFHGRDLAIKLAIDAKARVLLGSATPTVESAYMAKQGKWGWVSYEQKFDNVEPVKIELANLSSSVKQQGKKNFITTQLDKKIRETIETHKQVLLFQNRKGYVPLIECGNCGWTPRCVSCDISLTYHKYSDELRCHYCGYTQKPVVKCEACGSSDMRIWGYGTERIEEETALHFPGLKVKRFDQDSAKGKDAHEKILSQFEKGEIDVLVGTQLIVKGIDFANVGLSAVVSADQLLNFPDFRAGERTFQMLVQLAGRVGRRDGQGTMLIQTGQPLNPILKFIQQYDFEELYQYEIEMRKNLYYPPFARLIRITIQHKEADVVSHAAGYFTQMLKTHLGKRVLGPEQPIVSKIRNLYLRNILIKLDPQNDPIANIKKWMTELSHQLSDIDVYKAVRVIFDVDPQ, encoded by the coding sequence ATGAAACTTGATTATGATGAAAGTTCGCAAGTGTTTTATGCAGAAGTTATCGTGCCTTTGCCTATCGCAGGAACTTTTACTTATCGATTAAGTCATGAAATGGTATCGGATGCAAAGGCTGGTGCAAGAGTGATTGTACCTTTTGGCAGAGGCAAACTTTATACAGGCATTATATTCTCAATTCATAACAAGCCTCCAAGTGCTGCTTTCAATATACAATACATACAGGAAATCATTGACAAAGATGAAATTTTGATTACTCCTGCTCAAATCCTGAGTTGGCAATGGATTGCCGATTACTATATGTCGCCTCTGGGCGAAGTAATGAATGTAGCTATGCCGGCAGGCTTGAATTTTCATAGCTTAACTTTTGTTGAAATTAACCCCGAAATTTATTGGCAAGATGAAGAGTTAAGCAAAGAAGAAGAGCAGTTAATGACTTTTTTGGAGACTCGTAAGAAAATTACAGTCAAGGAGTTAGAAAAGGCTGTTCGTTCTAAAGGCTCTTTAATTAAGCGAGTGCGCAGTCTTTATATGCGGGATTTGATTCTGCTTTCGGATGAAATCAGACAGAAATACAAACCCAAAACCGAAACCATTGTGAAAGCTGCCGAAAGTCTGAAGAATGAAGATTTTGCTCGCACTCAAATTGATATTCTATACAAAAAAGCAAAAAAACAGTATGAATTATTACTTACGTTGATTGGTCAGCCCAAACGCGAAGCAAACAAAGTTTTTTTGGAAAATGAAAAAGGTTTTACTTCTTCTCTCATCAAAAGTTTGGAAGCTAAAAATTTAGTGGTAATTGAAAAGAGAAAGGTCAGCAGAATTGATATTGGGCAAATGCCCCATTCTTCATTACCTGCTTTGACTGATTTTCAACAAAATGCACTTAAAGAGATTGAAGATTCTTGGAAAGCAAAATCGGTTGTTCTTCTAAAAGCACCTACTTCCGGGGGAAAGACGCTTATTTATTCACATCTGATTAAAAAAGAATTGGATAAAGGCAAACAAGTTCTGCTACTCATACCGGAGATTGCTTTAACACAACAATTGGTACAAAGACTCAAAGATTTCTTTGTGAACAAATTACACGTAACCCATTCAAAATACGACACAAATGCACGAACCGAAGTTTGGATGAAAGTGCGTTCAGGCGAGCCTATGTTGGTACTTGGTCCTCGTTCTGCAAGTTTATTGCCCTTCCAAAATTTGGGACTTGTGATTGTGGATGAAGAACACGAAAATACATTCAAACAATTTGATAAAATGCCTCGTTTTCATGGACGGGATTTGGCAATAAAATTGGCGATTGATGCCAAAGCCAGGGTGTTGCTTGGTTCGGCTACACCTACGGTTGAATCTGCATATATGGCTAAACAAGGTAAGTGGGGCTGGGTGAGCTATGAACAGAAATTTGACAATGTGGAACCGGTCAAAATTGAACTTGCGAACTTGTCTTCAAGCGTTAAACAACAAGGTAAGAAAAATTTTATCACAACACAACTTGACAAAAAAATCAGAGAAACCATTGAGACTCATAAACAGGTGTTATTGTTTCAAAACCGCAAAGGATACGTGCCTTTGATAGAGTGCGGAAACTGTGGGTGGACACCGCGATGCGTGTCTTGCGATATTTCTTTAACATATCATAAATATAGCGATGAGTTGCGTTGTCATTATTGCGGATATACCCAAAAACCTGTTGTCAAATGCGAAGCCTGTGGCAGTAGTGATATGAGAATCTGGGGATATGGCACAGAGAGAATTGAAGAAGAAACTGCTTTGCATTTTCCGGGTTTGAAGGTGAAACGATTTGATCAAGATTCGGCAAAAGGAAAAGACGCACATGAAAAAATACTGAGCCAATTCGAAAAAGGCGAAATCGATGTTTTGGTAGGAACTCAGTTGATAGTAAAGGGAATTGATTTTGCAAATGTTGGATTGAGTGCAGTAGTGAGCGCAGATCAACTACTAAATTTTCCTGATTTTAGAGCCGGAGAAAGAACCTTTCAGATGTTAGTTCAATTAGCAGGAAGAGTGGGAAGGAGAGATGGTCAAGGCACTATGTTGATTCAGACCGGGCAACCTCTCAATCCCATTCTGAAATTCATTCAACAGTATGATTTTGAAGAATTGTATCAGTATGAAATTGAAATGCGCAAAAACCTTTACTATCCACCCTTTGCCCGTCTTATTCGTATTACAATTCAACACAAAGAAGCGGATGTGGTAAGCCATGCTGCGGGTTATTTTACTCAAATGCTCAAAACCCATTTGGGCAAAAGAGTGTTAGGTCCGGAGCAGCCCATTGTTTCAAAGATTAGGAATCTTTATTTGCGCAATATTCTGATTAAATTAGACCCGCAAAATGACCCCATAGCTAATATCAAAAAATGGATGACCGAACTGTCTCATCAACTCTCTGATATTGACGTTTATAAAGCTGTAAGAGTGATTTTTGATGTTGATCCGCAATAG